In the Streptomyces sp. 3214.6 genome, AGGAGTCCGGGGGTGCGGACGATGTCCGCCGCACTACGGATCCGGCGCCACGGATCCGGGCTCAGCCAGGGAGAGTTGTAGACCTGAGGATCAGTCAACGTCAAGGCTCGGCACGGAAGTTGATGATCCAACAGATAAATGCGAAGGCCGGGGACAACGAGTGATCCACAAGCGGTACATGATGAACACTCTTTTTCCACATCTCCCTTGACCCGCTGATGTAACCATCGGTAACTTCCAGGGTGGCTACTGCCGCGTAACCAGAAAGCCCTTGCGATTTCCGGGAGTCGCGAGGACGGGTGCACGGCAGCCGCTGTCCGCGCCAGGGCAACGTGCCACTGAAGCCCGACCCGCATGACTTAGCGCATGGGAGCAGACATGGCCTCGTCCCCGGACGTCACGTCGTCCGTAGACAACACCCCCGAGAACCCCGACAGCGGTTCCGCAGAGAGACGTGGCCGGGTCCGGCTGCGCCGGGCCGCCGTGATGGCGGTGCCCGCCACCTTCGTCGCCGCAGGGCTCGCGGTCCTCACCGCGCAGGGCGCTCTGGGCGTGCAGTTCGCCATCTCCGGCATGCCGTTCGTGGTCACCGCCGACAGGCTCGACGGCGAAGGGTTCGCACAGTTCGGCGGACTGGACAACATGATCGAGAACAGCCCCAACCAGGGGGACACCGGCGGCCAGGTCCTGGTCGTCACCTCGGTCGTGAAGAACGGCAAGATCACCAATATGTGCCAGAGCGTCGACCTCGGTGGCATCCAGCTCGTCCTCAGGGCCGGCGGCGGGTCCAACCCGGTGAGCGTGAAGAACCTGGCGATCGACTCCGACCAGATCACGGGCGACGCCGAGTTCAACAACATCGAGATCGGCCGTGACTCCAGCACCTTCGACAAGGTCCCGATCCAGGGCCCCGCGGGTGTCTACGGTCAGCAGGCCGACACGGTCGTCATCAAGAACCTGTACCAGCACAACTACGCGGCCACCGCCGCCGTCTTCAAGCTTCCCGGCCTGAAGATGAGCTTCTCGAGCGAGGGCTGCAAGTAATGACCTTCACCCAGTGGCGGGACCGCTTCCGCGGGTGGAGAGGCCACCGGCCCTTCGCAGGCGGCGTGCTGCTCGTCCTGGGCGGCGCCGAGATCCTGGTGACCATGAAGGCACCGCTTCCGGTCATCCTGCATGTCGGCATGCAGGGCCTGGCGGGCTACCTCCTGCCGACCCTCATGGTCCTCTGCGGCCTGCTGATCCTCTTCAACCCGGCTCAGCGGCTGTTCTACTCGATCATCGCCATCATGCTCTCCCTGGGCACCTGGCTCACCTCCAACATCGGCGGCTTCGTCGTCGGCCTGTTGTTCGGCGCCGTGGGCAGTTGCCTCGCCTTCGGGTGGGTGCCCGACCAGGAGCCGCGCCAGAGCCGCCGCAAGCAACGCAAGGAGACCCAGGCCGACCGGGCCGCCGAGACCATCCGGCAGAGCAACCCCCTGCCCGGGGCGGGGAAGCCCGCCTGACACACGGCGCCGCTCGCGGACCCGATTCCGCGCCCGGACCCGACCCGCGCCCGGACAGGACACACGTCCTACGTCCGTACGCCGCTTCAGCACTTCACCGGCGGGGCCGGGAGTACCTGCGCACAGCGGGCCACTCCCGGCCCCGCCGGTCTCGTCGCCCCCCCCTCGCTCCAGCCCGCCCCTCCTTCGTCTCTTCCTCACCTCTCTTGTCTCTCTTTCGCGCCCTCCGCCGCTCGTCATCCGAACAGGTGACTTGGGAACTTGTTTGCCGTCGCGGGGAGTTCTGCGGACGATCACTGCAATGGGTTCGAGGTGAAGGAGCGACACCGGCATGGTGTTCAAACGGCTGCTCGGGGCGATCGGCGTAGGCGGCCCCTCGGTGGACACGGTGCTCGACAGCGGGGCGGTGCTGCCCGGCGGTGTGCTGTCGGGGCAGGTCCGCCTGCGGGGCGGCGATGCGGCCGTGGAGATCAAGGAAATCGGCCTGGAGTTGATCGCGCGCGTCGAGGCGGAGCACGAAGAGGGCGAGAGCGAGGGCACCGTCGGCTTCGATCGGTATGTCGTCGGCGGCGGGTTTCGGCTCGGCGAGGGCGAGGAGCTCAGCGTGCCGTTCACGGTCATGGTGCCCTGGGAGACACCGGTCACCGAGCTGTACGGACAGCCGCTGGGCGTCGTTCTGGGGGTGCGCACCGAACTCGCCGTGGTCGGCGCCCGTGACCGGGGCGACCTCGATCCGCTCACCGTCCGTCCGCTGCCCGTGCAGGAAGCCGTCCTCGAAGCGCTCGGGCAGCTCGGGTTCGGCTTCCGCTCCGCCGACCTGGAGTACGGCCGCATCGGCGGCACGGGGCAACGGCTGCCGTTCTACCAGGAGATCGAGCTCACCCCTGCCCCGCAGTACGCGCACGCGGTGACCGAGATCGAGCTGACCTTCCTCGCCACCCCGTCCGACCTGGAGGTCGTGCTGGAGGCCGACAAGCGCGGCGGCCCGCTCACCCCCGGCCATGACGCGCTGAGCCGCTTCACGGTGCGCCACGACGACGTCCCCGTCCTCGACTGGAACAGCGAGGTCGACGGCTGGATCCGCCGGCTGACCGAACACCGCGAGGCGTACGGCGCGCAGGCATACGTCCACGCCGCGCCGCACACCGACCACCGCACGGAACACGGCTCCGGCCCGGGTGTGGGTACGGCGGTCGCCGCGGGCGCGGCCGGCCTGGCCGTTGGGGTCGTCGGCGGGATGGTGGCGGCCGAAGTGGTGGACGAGATCGGCGACTTCTTCGAGGGAGAGGACGACGAAGCGGACGCGGACGAGGAGGGTGGCGAGGACTGACGCGGACGGCGAGGGCTGGGGCGGACGGCGAGGGCTGACGCGGACGGCGGATTTTCTTCCCTCGGGCCGCCGAGGGTGAAGAATTGGCACATCGCCTTTCACCACGTTGTCGGCAGTGGGAGGTTGATCGCATGGACAGCGACGAGAACGACGCCATCGACACCGGGACGGCACACTCCGCGCGCATCTACGACTACATCATCGGCGGCAAGGACCACTTCCCGGCGGACCGCGAGGCCGGCGACACGATGGTCCGGGAATGGCCCGCGCTCCCCGTGCACAGGCGCGCCAATCGCGACTTCATGAACCGCGCCGTGCGCCACCTCGCCCGGGAGGCGGGGATACGCCAGTTCGTCGACATCGGCAGCGGCATCCCCACCTCGCCCAACCTTCACGAGATCGTCCAGGCGGCGGCCCCGGACGCCCGGGTGGTGTATCGACTTCTCGACCCGCTGCCGCCGGGCAGTCATCTGGCGATGTCCATCGGCACCGCGGACTTCGCGCCGGCGGAGGTCGGCCGGGTCGCCCGCGAGTACGCGGCCCGTGGCATGCCGATGCGGTTGCGCACCCGCGCGGAGGCGGCGGAGTTCTTCACGGGCCTCGACCTCGTGGACCCCGGCATCGTCCAGGTCCACCGATGGCGCCCCGACGGCATCGGCACCGAGGTGGTGCGTGACGAGGACATCGCGATGTACGGGGCGGTGGCGCGCAAACCCTGAGCCCGCCACGGCCGCTCAGGATTGACGAACAGTCAACTCACCTGCGGACATGCTCCCCCAGCGCTGTCGTCCACGTCGTAGATCACAATGCGGCAGCGGCATCTCACCCCATGTGGTTGCTCACTTGACTACCACCGGTCACACACGGTTGGCTCCGAGCCAACGAAAGTCGTCAGCCGGGGCACGCCCCCTCGCTCCGGCGCCGCTCGCCCCGTCCTCCTGCTCTGCCGCACAGCGAGGTGCAGCCCCCCATGAACACTCCCCTCCCCGCTCCCCCGTCTTCGGGGTCCCCCAGATCCGTGCGCCTCGTCGTCCTGGCCGCGGCCTGCTGTCTTCTCCTGGCCGGCTGCTCCGGCGTCCCCTCGTCCGGCTCGGACGCGGACGCGGCGGGCCGCTCGGCCAACCGGATCAAGCTCGCCCTGGTCACCCACGGCGCCAAGAGCGACGCCTTCTGGGAACTGGTACGCAAGGGCGCCGAGGCGGCGGCCGCCAAGGACGGCGTCGACCTGACCTACGCCAGCGACTCCGACGGCGCCGGACAGGCCGAGCTGATGCGGGACGCGATCGCCGACCGCGTCGACGGCATCGCGGTGACGCTGGCCAAGCCGCAGGCCATGAAGAGCCCGGTGGCCGCGGCCAAGGCGGCCGGCATACCCGTGGTCGGTCTCAACTCCGGTATCGACGCCTGGCGTTCGGTGGGACTGCTGGAGTACTTCGGCCAGGACGAGAGCGTCGCGGGCCGTGCCGTCGGCGACAAGCTCGACGGCCTCGGCGCGAAGCACGCCCTCTGCGTCATCCACGAGCGGGGCAACATCGCCTTGGAGGCGCGCTGCGCGGGCGTGAAGAAGACGTTTACCGGCGACACGGAGATGCTCTACGTCGACGGAACGGACATGGACGCGGTGACCGCCGCCGTGACGACACGTCTCCAGCAGAACCCCGACATCGACGAAGTCATCGCCAACGGCGCGCAGTTCGCGCTCGCCGCGGTGCAGGCGGCCGGGAAGGCGGACAGCAAGGCCAAGGTCGCCACGTTCGACCTCAACAAGGACCTGGTCTCGGCCGTCCGTGACGGCAGTGTGCAGTTCGCGGTGGACCAACAGCCGTATCTCCAGGGATACCTGGCCGTGGACGCACTCTGGCTCTACAGGACCAACGGCAACGTCAGCGGCGGCGGTGTGGCCCCTGTGCTGACGGGCCCGGCCTTCGTCACGAAGACCAACGTAGCCGACGTCACCCGCTTCGCCTCCGCCGGAACGCGCTGACCTGGCAGTTCTCGCGCTTTCCCTCCGTTTCCTCTGTTTTCTCCGTTCTCTCTTCGTATCCCCACTCCCCCGTTGATCGCCCTAGGACGACTATGTCTCCACGGACAGGTGCCCGGCGCCGCCGTCTCGGCTCCATACGTCTCTCCCTGATTCTCCTGGCGCTGGTGCCCAGCGTCACCCTCGCCGCCATGTGGGGTGTGACGACGACCCAGATGTTCACGGAGGGGCTGCGGCTGCGTGCGCAGACCGAACTGAGCCGGGCGACCGGCGCCATGGGCACCGAGGCGACGCTCTCACTGCAGCGGGAACGCAGTCTCTCGGCCGTGTGGCTGGCCTCGCCGGCCGGTTCCCGGGCCGCGCTGGACGCACAGCGCAAGCAGACGGACGCGGCGGCCGCGAAGCTGACCGCCCGACGGGACGACATCCAGCGGGCGCCCGCTCGTGTCAGGGACCGGTTGTACTCGGTCGTCGCCTCCGTGAGCAGCCTGGAGTACTACCGGGGCCAGGTGGACGATCCCACCGACATCACCGCCGCGCAGGCGCTCGACCAGTACACCTCGATCATCGACGACCAGATCCACGCCTTCCAGGAGCTCTCCCAGGTCGACGACGGCGACCTCACCTCGCAGGCCGGCCCGCTCGTCGCCCTGGAGCACGCGGCGGAACTGGTCTCCGAGGAGGATCTGCAGCTCACCCTGGCCGGGCCGAAGAAGCGGATGGACGAGAAGACGTGGGCCGAGTTCGCGCAGCTGGTGAACACGCGGCGCTGGCTCGTGCAGGACCAGATCGTCCCCTCGCTCACCGGCGCCGCGAAGGTGCAGACCGAGAAGATCCTGACGAGCTTCCAGTGGCAGACCCTGCAGGCCATCGAGGACAAGGTGCTCGCGGCCCGGGCGAAACAGAGCGAAAACGGTGACATCGTGTTGCCGGACGTGCAGAAGCAGTGGCGTGCCGCACTCATCGACGTCTCCGACCAGTACCAGGCACTCATCCAGCGACAGACCACCAAGCTGCTGCAGAACAGCGCGGACGACTCGCGCGGCCTGCTCATCAAGGCCGCCTCGCTGAGCGCCGGCGGTCTCGTCGCCCTGTTGGTGTGCGTCGGCATGTCCTGGCGGATCACCCGCTCGCTGTCCAGGCGGCTGCGCGGGCTGCGGGAGGCCACGCTGAGCCTGGCGCACGAACGGCTCCCGGACGTGGTGACCCGGCTGGACCGGGGGGAGACCGTCGACGTGGACTCGGCGACCCCGCCGCTGGACTACGGCGACGACGAACTCGGCGAGGTGGCCAAGGCGTTCAACACGGCACAGCGCACCGCCGTGCACACCGCGGTCGAACTCGCCGACACCCGGCGGGGTTTCCAGAAGGTCATCCTCGGCATCGCCCGGCAGAGCCAGAACCTGGTCAACCTCCAGCTCAGCAAGCTCGACGCGCTGGAACGGCGTCACCAGGACCCCGACATCCTGGCCGGTCTGTACGAACTGGACTCCACGGCCAGCCAGTTGCGCCGCTACGAGGAGAACCTTGTCATCATCAGCGGCGGCCGGCCGGGACGCAGCTGGTCGGAGCCGGTGGCGCTGATCGACATCCTGCGCAGCGCCGTCGGGGAGGTGGCCGAGTACCGGCGGGTGGAGGTGCACACCGAGGAGGAGGTGTGCATCGCGCCGCCCGCCGTGGCCGACGTGATCCATCTCCTTGCCGAGCTCATCGACAACGCGACGTCCTACTCGCCGGCGCCCGGTCCGGTCGGGGTACGGGCCGCTCTGGTGGCCAAGGGTCTGGCGATCGAGGTCGAGGACCGTGGCCTCGGCATGTCCGAGGAGGAC is a window encoding:
- a CDS encoding SAM-dependent methyltransferase, yielding MDSDENDAIDTGTAHSARIYDYIIGGKDHFPADREAGDTMVREWPALPVHRRANRDFMNRAVRHLAREAGIRQFVDIGSGIPTSPNLHEIVQAAAPDARVVYRLLDPLPPGSHLAMSIGTADFAPAEVGRVAREYAARGMPMRLRTRAEAAEFFTGLDLVDPGIVQVHRWRPDGIGTEVVRDEDIAMYGAVARKP
- a CDS encoding DUF6114 domain-containing protein — encoded protein: MTFTQWRDRFRGWRGHRPFAGGVLLVLGGAEILVTMKAPLPVILHVGMQGLAGYLLPTLMVLCGLLILFNPAQRLFYSIIAIMLSLGTWLTSNIGGFVVGLLFGAVGSCLAFGWVPDQEPRQSRRKQRKETQADRAAETIRQSNPLPGAGKPA
- a CDS encoding sensor histidine kinase gives rise to the protein MSPRTGARRRRLGSIRLSLILLALVPSVTLAAMWGVTTTQMFTEGLRLRAQTELSRATGAMGTEATLSLQRERSLSAVWLASPAGSRAALDAQRKQTDAAAAKLTARRDDIQRAPARVRDRLYSVVASVSSLEYYRGQVDDPTDITAAQALDQYTSIIDDQIHAFQELSQVDDGDLTSQAGPLVALEHAAELVSEEDLQLTLAGPKKRMDEKTWAEFAQLVNTRRWLVQDQIVPSLTGAAKVQTEKILTSFQWQTLQAIEDKVLAARAKQSENGDIVLPDVQKQWRAALIDVSDQYQALIQRQTTKLLQNSADDSRGLLIKAASLSAGGLVALLVCVGMSWRITRSLSRRLRGLREATLSLAHERLPDVVTRLDRGETVDVDSATPPLDYGDDELGEVAKAFNTAQRTAVHTAVELADTRRGFQKVILGIARQSQNLVNLQLSKLDALERRHQDPDILAGLYELDSTASQLRRYEENLVIISGGRPGRSWSEPVALIDILRSAVGEVAEYRRVEVHTEEEVCIAPPAVADVIHLLAELIDNATSYSPAPGPVGVRAALVAKGLAIEVEDRGLGMSEEDYASFNAQLAVPPQFDVVALADDLRLGMFVIARLATRHGIAVTLRSSPYGGTTAIVLVPHDIVVRETLGSETPVAGGAVDAPDRATSSREQEPSASGPERDRSSFAAQDTPHRTPDSPSPSPSPSPSDGAAPVDGAAPVGHSPLPRRRTSNSADPSRGAATATVRAPQEAPARPAGLAPLPRRVPQTSLATELREDSAAAAAASVEEDGFPDDFTAERAASSLAGFQRGTLRAQADTDTDTEADSSSGPDSGSSSSSSSSPRFDTPLSGLQETSAEEAAPGPPVAAGTAQTPTPPTDRS
- a CDS encoding substrate-binding domain-containing protein, whose amino-acid sequence is MNTPLPAPPSSGSPRSVRLVVLAAACCLLLAGCSGVPSSGSDADAAGRSANRIKLALVTHGAKSDAFWELVRKGAEAAAAKDGVDLTYASDSDGAGQAELMRDAIADRVDGIAVTLAKPQAMKSPVAAAKAAGIPVVGLNSGIDAWRSVGLLEYFGQDESVAGRAVGDKLDGLGAKHALCVIHERGNIALEARCAGVKKTFTGDTEMLYVDGTDMDAVTAAVTTRLQQNPDIDEVIANGAQFALAAVQAAGKADSKAKVATFDLNKDLVSAVRDGSVQFAVDQQPYLQGYLAVDALWLYRTNGNVSGGGVAPVLTGPAFVTKTNVADVTRFASAGTR
- a CDS encoding sporulation protein, with amino-acid sequence MVFKRLLGAIGVGGPSVDTVLDSGAVLPGGVLSGQVRLRGGDAAVEIKEIGLELIARVEAEHEEGESEGTVGFDRYVVGGGFRLGEGEELSVPFTVMVPWETPVTELYGQPLGVVLGVRTELAVVGARDRGDLDPLTVRPLPVQEAVLEALGQLGFGFRSADLEYGRIGGTGQRLPFYQEIELTPAPQYAHAVTEIELTFLATPSDLEVVLEADKRGGPLTPGHDALSRFTVRHDDVPVLDWNSEVDGWIRRLTEHREAYGAQAYVHAAPHTDHRTEHGSGPGVGTAVAAGAAGLAVGVVGGMVAAEVVDEIGDFFEGEDDEADADEEGGED
- a CDS encoding DUF6230 family protein, which produces MASSPDVTSSVDNTPENPDSGSAERRGRVRLRRAAVMAVPATFVAAGLAVLTAQGALGVQFAISGMPFVVTADRLDGEGFAQFGGLDNMIENSPNQGDTGGQVLVVTSVVKNGKITNMCQSVDLGGIQLVLRAGGGSNPVSVKNLAIDSDQITGDAEFNNIEIGRDSSTFDKVPIQGPAGVYGQQADTVVIKNLYQHNYAATAAVFKLPGLKMSFSSEGCK